The window ACAAAATTCCCTTCATACATAATTTATACGTCTTCAGGCTTGGACACCTGAATGCCACAATTCTCAGCCAAGTCGTCTCAGAGGTACTCGGAAACAGCCCCCATCCTAGACAATCATCCGTCACTCGGAGGACTTAAGAGACAGAGCATCCCATAGTCTCCCATCTCTCGCACCACCGTCCCCTCAGAGCTCCCACGCCCGACACACAACGGCCCCCACAACAGACACCAGATCTCCATCGTCAACAAAGGGACTCCTCTTCATCGCCAGCCCACCATTGCTGCCCTCCGCCCCCGAGCCTTctgcctccacgctcccctcctccctcttctgctCCATCTCCAGGCACACACAGCCGGTCGGGTCGCTGCCCGTGTAGATACGGTTTCTCACGCCCAGGATCAGGGGGTTGGCGCTCAGGGCCGTGTCGCGCTGGGTCTGCGTCTTGCTGCGGGGGAGATTCTGGGGGGCGGCGCGCTCCTGTGGGAGCGTATCGCAGTAGCAGCCAGGGCGACAAGCCGCCTGGAAGCCCCTCTTGAAATTCTCATTAAAGTAGCCATAGATGATGGGATTGACGCTGGAGTTGGAGAAGGCCAGCCaatgggagaaggggaagatgtAGCCCGTCAGGAGTTCAAGCTGGGCTCCCTCCGGCCTGGCGTAGTCTGTGATCAGCATGAGGGTCCACAGGGGAAGCCAAGACAGCGTGAAAAGCAGAGCCACCAATATTAGCATCTTAATGACCTTTACTTTCCTCTGCGAGATGGGAGGCTTGCCTACCCGCACACCACCGGGAGTCTCCAAGCTGGACAGGACGGCTGTGGAGTACAGCTTGGCTCCGATGCAGCTGTACATGATCATGATGAGGGCCAGAGGGACCAGGTAGATGTGAGTGAAGAGCACCACGGTGTAGGCCTTCCTCATCTCCGGATCTGGCCACGTCTCGTAGCAAGAATACAGAGGGAGGGTCTGGTTGTCAACGGAGACGACAAAgtggccctcctctctctcggccGTCAGCATAACAACTGAAGGCACCATTATCACCAACGCCAAAGCCCACACTAAACCTATAGTTGCCTTAGCAACAAACAGTGTTAGCTTGGGCTTGACAGGGTAAACAATACAACGGAACCTGCCAAGGAAGTACCGGAGAAGTATTGGTCAGAAAAAAACCAACATCATTTCATTTCCATCTTGGGTGAAACGGCACTGAATGTTCCAACGACGCCTGACTGACTTACCTATGTATGGCAATGGCCACCAGGGTAAATACAGATGCACATACAGATATTCCCTGCACCAGACCACTCAGCTTGCAAACTGCGTTGCTGAAGGGCCAACCTGTGAGACAAGTATTGCAACAGACATTTTGACAATATATTCCTTTGGCAGACACTGTTATCCAAAGCGGCATTGAGAAAGTAAAGCACAAAATCAAGGTTTGAAAGTACAAGTTTCTAGCAGTATTCAGTCAGATTCTAGAACTTTCAACAGTTTCAAACTGATTTTTAGAAGTTAACAATTGCTCACCAATATACATAGCCCTTACTGATTAAATGTACTCCGTCAATTACTTAAAAGTGTTGACTACAAAGAAGGTCTCAAATAGAGTTTGACACTAGCGGTTTCATGAAGTTAATTGTAAATGAAACTATAATTAAATGACAATGATTCAGCTGCCAGTATTAATTTATAATTAACAGTAACTAATTAATCGTGTAATCGGTTTGAGTCTGCGGTAACAACAGCCATGATATTTTATTTATCAACAATGTCGACTTCTGGTACTGATTCAATATTACAGCTGTGGACTTAGTTGACTGATTCAGGTCTGGGAAATCTGCGTTGCAGTACAGCGCAGTTGTTTATCCATGTTTCAATAAAGCCATAGAGTAGCTCAACTTTACCTCTGCATGGGACATGGAGATTTGTGATGTTACTGACTTGTAATTGACGTGATTTTGAAGTATTTTTTCATAATTTAAAAAAGCTTCTGCCAACACGCCTGTCTTCAGTTCACAGAAGATACTTTTTTCATTTTGTGAAAGATGATTATCAAAGCTTTAGTTTTGTCTGGTGACCTAAGATTTTAAAGAAAAACATGGATGAGAAACACAAACAGTGACAGCTTTGAAGATTATGTTCTCTAGCAGTACTAAGCCATATGTTTTTGTTCAAACAAGCGACTACCCCCCTCAGATACACAGTAAACCCATGagtcacacagcacacagtccACAAATGGTCTGGAAGTCACATCCACACAACAAGTCATCTCCAGATGTCAGCCAAACTAGCAAACGGAGGGCATTCAGTGAGACACAACAACAATGATGAATGAATAATACCATTCAAAGTATCTCTGCGTGTCACACAAGGCTAGACCGGCACCCTGACCATGAGCCTAACCTGTGATGAGGTTGACCGTGAGCCTCACCTGTGATGAGATTGACCATGAGCCTCACCCGTGATGAGATTGACCATGAGCCTCACCTGTGATGAGGTTGACCATGAGCCTCACCCGTGATGAGATTGACCATGAGCCTCACCTGTGATGAGGTTGACCATGAGCCTCACCTGTGATGAGATTGACCATGAGCCTCACCTGTGATGAGATTGACCGTGAGCCTCACCTGTGATGAGGTTGACCATGAGCCTCACCT of the Osmerus eperlanus chromosome 14, fOsmEpe2.1, whole genome shotgun sequence genome contains:
- the npffr1l3 gene encoding neuropeptide FF receptor 1 like 3, producing the protein MMGDLWQLTTVYTTSDLYPVNLTGLSNLENSTSSSWVTSIKFSPYYQHSVAVAIMFTLAYMFIFLLCMVGNGLVCLMVVKNRHMRTVTNIFILNLAISDLLVGIFCIPTTLVDNLITGWPFSNAVCKLSGLVQGISVCASVFTLVAIAIHRFRCIVYPVKPKLTLFVAKATIGLVWALALVIMVPSVVMLTAEREEGHFVVSVDNQTLPLYSCYETWPDPEMRKAYTVVLFTHIYLVPLALIMIMYSCIGAKLYSTAVLSSLETPGGVRVGKPPISQRKVKVIKMLILVALLFTLSWLPLWTLMLITDYARPEGAQLELLTGYIFPFSHWLAFSNSSVNPIIYGYFNENFKRGFQAACRPGCYCDTLPQERAAPQNLPRSKTQTQRDTALSANPLILGVRNRIYTGSDPTGCVCLEMEQKREEGSVEAEGSGAEGSNGGLAMKRSPFVDDGDLVSVVGAVVCRAWEL